The following nucleotide sequence is from Saccharothrix texasensis.
GGCGGACTGAGCGGGTTCGTCCCGGCGTGACCGCCGGCGGTTTGGGCTGAACGGCGGCTGGGCGGGGGTCGGCGCGCCTGCCTATAGTCCGGCGAGATGTTCTGGGAGCGCTCCCAGAACGCGTCCGACGGAAGAGGGATTCTCGATGAGGAGAGTTCTCGCCGGTGTGCTCGCGACCACGGTCCTGGCCGGCCTGGTCACGTTGGCGGCGCACGCGAGCCCCCGAGCAGCCGCCGACGAACCCGTGGTCGTCGTCTCCAGCACGTTCGACGACGGCACGGCGCAAGGCTGGACGTCCCGGGCCGGTGAGGCGGTCGCGCCGAGCACCGCCGTCGCGCACGGCGGCACGCACAGCCTCGCGGTCACCGGACGTGAGCAGTCCTGGCAGGGGCCCACGCTGAACCTGCTGGAGAAGGCGCAGAAGGGCATCCGGTACGACCTGTCGGTGTGGGTCCGCCTGGCGGCGGGCGAGGCGCCGACGCAGGCCCGGCTGTCCGTGGAACGGCGCACCGGCGGCACCGCGAGCTACGACCAGGTGGTGGGCGACACCGCGGTCACCGCCGACGGCTGGGCCAACCTGCGCGGCAGCTACACGTTGGCCGCCGACGTCGAGTTCCTGGCCACGTACGTCGAGCTGAGCAGCGCCACGGCGTCCCTGCACATCGACGACTTCTCCCTCTCCCACACCCCGTTGCCGCCGATCCAGACCGACCTCCCGTCGCTGAAGGACGTGCTGGCCGACCACTTCGCCGTGGGCGCCGCCGTCGGCAACGCCGAGCTGCTCAACAACCACGGGCAGCTGCTCGCCAAGCACTTCGACTCGATCACCCCCGGCAACACGCTGAAGTGGGACGCGACCGAACCCACCGAGGGCGCGTTCCGCTTCACCGACGCGGAAGCCCTGGTCTCCTGGGCGAAGGCCAACGGCGCGGCCGTGCGCGGGCACACGCTGGTGTGGCACCAGCAGACGCCCGCCTGGGTGTTCAAGGACGCGGCGGGCAACGACATGACCGCGACGCCGGAGAACAAGGCGCTGCTGCTGGCCCGGTTGGAGGCGCACATCCGCGGCGTCGTCGGCCACTTCGGCGACGACATCCCGGTGTGGGACGTGGTGAACGAGGTCATCGACGAGAACCAGGCCGACGGCCTGCGCCGCAGCAAGTGGTTCGAGATCACCGGCCTGGACTACCTGCGCACCGCGTTCCGGGTGGCTCGCGAGGTCGCGCCGGACGCCGAGCTGGTGATCAACGACTACAACACCAACGTGCCGGCCAAGCGCGACAAGCTGCACGACCTGGTCGTGCGGCTGCGGGCCGAGGGCGTGCCGATCGACGCGGTGGGCCACCAGATGCACGTCAACGTGCAGTGGCCGTCGGTGGCGGAGACCGAGGCGATGCTGGCCAAGTTCGTCCCGCTGGGCATCGACCAGCAGATCACCGAGATGGACGTCTCGATCTACACCGACGACAGCCAGTCCTACCCGACCCCGCCCGCCGAGGTGCTGCTCGCGCAGGCCTACCGGTACCGGGACTTCTTCGAGCTGTACAAGAAGTACTCGGCGAACATCAGCTCGGTGACGCTGTGGGGCCTGGCGGACGACAACACGTGGCTCGACAGCTTCCCGGTGACCCGCAAGGACCACCCGCTGCTGTTCGACACGCGCTTGCAGGCGAAGGACGCTTACTGGGGTGTCGTGGACCCGGGCCGGATCGGCGGGCCCACCAGCACGACCACGACCACCACGACGACGACCACCACGACCACGGTGCCGCCGGCGACGTGCGCGGTCGCGTACGCGATCGGCAGCCAGTGGCAGGGCGGTTTCCAGGGCGAGGTCCGGGTCACCAACCGGGGGAACGCGCCGGTCACCGCGTGGACGCTGGCGTGGTCGTTCGCCGACGGTCAGCGGGTCACGCAGCTGTGGGGAGGCGTCCACACCCAGACCGGCTCGGCGGTGAGCGTGCGCAACGCCTCGTGGAACAGCACGATCGCGCCGGGCGGCTCGGTGTCGTTCGGGTTCCTCGGCAGCTGGACGGGCGCCAACGGCAAGCCGACCGCGTTCACCCTGAACGGGGTGGGGTGCCAGAGCTGAGGCGTCAGTCCCCGGTGACCCGGTAGTAGCGGAGCGGGGTGTAGGCGTTCGCGGTCTGCGCCGTCCACTTCCGCTCCACGGGAGCCGCGCCGTCGGGGCCGGTCTGCTCGCGCACGACCGGCTCCGACTTCGCGTCGTCGGCCCAGCGCACGAACAGCGCGGCGTGGTAGGAGGTGGTGAGCGCGTCACCGGGGCGGAGGTCGGCGCGCGGGATCTCCGCGGCCACCTCCCGGAGCGTGGTCGTGGTGCGGGAGTGCGTCAGGCCCCACGCCATCGAGACGTAGCCGGAGCAGTCGGTGCGGTAGCTGCCGTGCTCGTTGCGGTAGCAGGCCTGCTGGCTGTACGGCACCCGCGCGTCCAACCAGGACTGCGACCGGGCCAGCGCCTCCTCGCGCGAGGTGACGCGGTCCGCTTCGGTGGTGCCGCAGGCGATCAACGCGCCGGGATCGTCGGCGGCGTGCGCGATCGGCGCCTGGAACGCCGCCGTGCACGCGAGTGCGGCGATCAGGGTGCGGGTGCTCATCGAACCCCCTCGGGTCGTGGTGCGCCGCCGCTCGACGTGGCGACGACGTGGCACCACGAGGTTTCCCCGCGTCCGGCGGACTAGCGCTCGACCACCCGGCCGAGTGGTCCGCCGCGCGCGCGGTTTCACCCGGAGCGGCGAGGGTAGTCGACCGGTGATCACAGCCGACGCGTGGAGGGAACCGGTATGCGCATCGTCATCGCCTTGGCCGCGGTGGTCGTCGCGGTGGGGTGCGGCGGCGGCGATCCGGGTTCGGGCGGCGCCAAGCCGTCCGCGGAGGAGGTCGGCAGCCGGGAGATCGGTGTGCTCGCCCCGGCGGAGGCCGCGGACGTGGCGTTCACCTACGACCCCGAGGCCGCGCCGCCGGGCGCGGAGCTGGAGCTGGAGGTGAGCCGCGGCGACGGCTCGACGACCGTGCGGCTGTCCGCCGACATGCTCCAGCCGAACCGCGGCTACGCCGCCCACGCCCACACCGACCCGTGCGGCCGGAACGGCACCGACGCCGGTCCCCACTACCAGCACGAGGTCGACCCGGCGGCGACACCCGAGCGGCCGTCGGTCGACCCCGCGTACGCCAACCCGCACAACGAGATCTGGCTGGAGCTGACCACCGACGGCCAGGGCAACGGCGTGGCCGGGACCACCGTGCCGTTCGTCTTCGACGACCGCGTGCCGTCCTCGATCGTGCTGCACGAGCAGCCGACCACCGAGACCGGGCACGGCCGCGCGGGCAGCGCGGGCGCCCGACTCGCCTGCTTCACCGCGTCGTTCCGCTGAGGCCGGCTCGGACCCCGACACCCTCGCCGGCACCCGGCGCCGGCCGTGCCGTGCCCATGTCGGCGACGAGGACTCCGGCGATCGGGTAAATCAGTGCACCCGCGCCACGCCGATCGGGCAGGCTGTCGCGATGGGGTACGCGGTGCGCGACTACGTCGCCGGTGACGAACCGTCTTGGCTGCGGTGCCGGGTGGTGTCGTCCCTGGGCACCGCGTTCCACGACGACGTGGTCGCGGCCAAGCCGGCGGTGTCCGGCGCGGAACTCGTGGCGGTGGACGGCGACGTGGTCGTCGGCATCCTCGACCTGGCGGTCGACGGCGGACTGGCCACCATCGAGACCATCGCCGTCCACCCGGACCACCAGCACCGGGGGATCGGCGGCGCGCTGCTGTCGCGGGCGCGGGCCCGCGCCACCGCGCTCGGCGCGACCACGCTGGACGCCTGGACCCGGGACAACCCCTTGACGCTGCGCTGGTACCGCGCCATGGGCTTCGCCGAGAGCGACCACCAGCCGCACGTGATCGCCGAGCGCCGCGCGTCGCCCGACGAGTCGCCGCGCGCCGCGGTGGCGCGACCCGGGCCCCGGTCGGCGAAGGCGTTCCGGCGCGCGGACCGGGCGGACGAGGCGCGGCTGCGACGGGAGTCGGCGCGGGCGCCCGGGTGCCGGCGGTTCGCGATGGCGTTACGCGGTGAGCTCGCCGGGCGTGGCGATGACGTCGACCATCGCGCCGTTGCGCAGGACGGTCACCGGCAGCGGTAGGCCGATGGCCTCGGCGAACAGCTGCCGCTGGATGCCCTGGGCGTCGCTGACCGGCGTGCGCGCCACGCTGAGCACCAGGTCGCCGTCGCGCAGGCCCGCCCGTTCGGCCGGACCGCCGGGCACCACCTGCACCAGCCGCACGCCCGCGCGCTGCCCGGTGCGCTCGGCGACGGCGTCCGGCAGCGGCGCGGGCGCGCCGACCACGCCGAGGTAGGCCCGTCGCACCCGGCCCTCGACCATGAGGGTCGACAGGATGCGCCGGGTGGTGCTGTTCACCGGGATGGCCAGGCCCAGGCCGATGCCCGCCAACGCGGTGTTGATGCCGACCACCTCGCCGGCGGAGTTGGCCAGGGCGCCGCCGGAGTTGCCGGGGTTGAGCGCGGCGTCGGTCTGGATCACGTCCTCGATCACGCGTCCCGCCCGGCCGCTGCCCACCGGCACCGCCCGGCCCAGCGCGCTGACCACCCCGGCGGTCACCGAACCGGCCAGGCCCAGCGGGTTGCCGACGGCGATGACGAGTTGGCCGACCTGGAGGTGGTCGGCGTCGCCGAACTTCGCCGCGCCGGGCGCGTCCGCCGACGCCTTGAGCACGGCGAGATCCGCGAGGGGGTCGGCGCCGACGACCGTGAACGGCGACTCGGCGCCGTCGGCGAACACCGCCGTGCCCTCCCGGCTGCCGCCGACGACGTGCGCGTTGGTCAGCAGGTAGCCGTCGTCGGTGAACACCACCGCGGACCCGGCGCCGCGCGGCAGGCGCACGGCGGCCACGTGCGGCGTGACCGACTTCGCGACCGCGATCACGGCCTGCGAGTAGGCGTCCAGCGGATCCATCGGCGCCTCCGTCGCTCACCCCGGTCACGACCATCGTGCTCTCGGGCGGGCCGTGCTGTCCGGGGCGTTCGCCGACAGCGGATCCACCCCGGACCGCGAGGGTCCGCCCCGCGGGTCAGCGCCGCAGCAGCATCGCCAGGTCGACCGCGTCCGCCATGGCCCGCGTGCCCGCGTCGTTCGGGTGCAGGTGGTCGCCGCTGTCGTAGGCCGGGTTCAGCGTCGCCGGGTCGCCGGGCACGCCGGTCGCGGCGGCGAAGTCCACCACGCCGTCGAACTCGCCGGAGGTGCGGATCCAGTCGTTGAGCGTCCGCCAGGTCGCCTCGCGCTCCTGCGTCCAGATGAACGAGCCCTTGAACGGCAGGATCGTGCCGCCGTAGACCTTGACGCCCGCGGCCCGCGCCTGCGCGA
It contains:
- a CDS encoding endo-1,4-beta-xylanase, with translation MRRVLAGVLATTVLAGLVTLAAHASPRAAADEPVVVVSSTFDDGTAQGWTSRAGEAVAPSTAVAHGGTHSLAVTGREQSWQGPTLNLLEKAQKGIRYDLSVWVRLAAGEAPTQARLSVERRTGGTASYDQVVGDTAVTADGWANLRGSYTLAADVEFLATYVELSSATASLHIDDFSLSHTPLPPIQTDLPSLKDVLADHFAVGAAVGNAELLNNHGQLLAKHFDSITPGNTLKWDATEPTEGAFRFTDAEALVSWAKANGAAVRGHTLVWHQQTPAWVFKDAAGNDMTATPENKALLLARLEAHIRGVVGHFGDDIPVWDVVNEVIDENQADGLRRSKWFEITGLDYLRTAFRVAREVAPDAELVINDYNTNVPAKRDKLHDLVVRLRAEGVPIDAVGHQMHVNVQWPSVAETEAMLAKFVPLGIDQQITEMDVSIYTDDSQSYPTPPAEVLLAQAYRYRDFFELYKKYSANISSVTLWGLADDNTWLDSFPVTRKDHPLLFDTRLQAKDAYWGVVDPGRIGGPTSTTTTTTTTTTTTTVPPATCAVAYAIGSQWQGGFQGEVRVTNRGNAPVTAWTLAWSFADGQRVTQLWGGVHTQTGSAVSVRNASWNSTIAPGGSVSFGFLGSWTGANGKPTAFTLNGVGCQS
- a CDS encoding superoxide dismutase translates to MRIVIALAAVVVAVGCGGGDPGSGGAKPSAEEVGSREIGVLAPAEAADVAFTYDPEAAPPGAELELEVSRGDGSTTVRLSADMLQPNRGYAAHAHTDPCGRNGTDAGPHYQHEVDPAATPERPSVDPAYANPHNEIWLELTTDGQGNGVAGTTVPFVFDDRVPSSIVLHEQPTTETGHGRAGSAGARLACFTASFR
- a CDS encoding GNAT family N-acetyltransferase, with translation MGYAVRDYVAGDEPSWLRCRVVSSLGTAFHDDVVAAKPAVSGAELVAVDGDVVVGILDLAVDGGLATIETIAVHPDHQHRGIGGALLSRARARATALGATTLDAWTRDNPLTLRWYRAMGFAESDHQPHVIAERRASPDESPRAAVARPGPRSAKAFRRADRADEARLRRESARAPGCRRFAMALRGELAGRGDDVDHRAVAQDGHRQR
- a CDS encoding S1C family serine protease; this translates as MDPLDAYSQAVIAVAKSVTPHVAAVRLPRGAGSAVVFTDDGYLLTNAHVVGGSREGTAVFADGAESPFTVVGADPLADLAVLKASADAPGAAKFGDADHLQVGQLVIAVGNPLGLAGSVTAGVVSALGRAVPVGSGRAGRVIEDVIQTDAALNPGNSGGALANSAGEVVGINTALAGIGLGLAIPVNSTTRRILSTLMVEGRVRRAYLGVVGAPAPLPDAVAERTGQRAGVRLVQVVPGGPAERAGLRDGDLVLSVARTPVSDAQGIQRQLFAEAIGLPLPVTVLRNGAMVDVIATPGELTA